One window from the genome of Alnus glutinosa chromosome 13, dhAlnGlut1.1, whole genome shotgun sequence encodes:
- the LOC133854610 gene encoding (+)-neomenthol dehydrogenase-like, producing the protein MIQLIGANSGSLQTIFKQTSESASDCIRTNYYGTKQMSKELVPLLQLSNSARIINVSSSFGQLKHIPNENARKELGDVDGLTEEKVDKVVKGFLEDVKENLIQVKGWPANISAYIVSKAALNAYTRILAKKYPNIAINSVCPGYVKTNINQNTGVLTIEEGAKGPVMLALMPDGGHSGLFFDRTEVSTFL; encoded by the exons ATGATACAGCTTATAGGTGCAAATTCTGGATCCTTGCAGACAATTTTTAAGCAAACTTCAGAATCTGCCTCGGATTGTATAAGAACAAATTATTATGGGACGAAGCAAATGAGCAAAGAACTAGTTCCACTTCTTCAATTATCCAATTCAGCAAGAATAATAAATGTCTCCTCCTCCTTCGGACAGCTAAAg CATATCCCAAATGAGAATGCAAGGAAGGAGCTAGGAGATGTAGATGGCCTCACAGAAGAGAAAGTGGACAAGGTGGTGAAAGGGTTCTTAGAAGATGTGAAGGAGAATTTGATACAAGTCAAAGGTTGGCCTGCAAATATTTCTGCTTATATTGTCTCCAAGGCAGCTCTGAATGCTTATACAAGGATTCTTGCTAAGAAGTACCCCAACATTGCCATTAACTCAGTTTGTCCTGGCTATGTCAAGACGAATATTAATCAAAACACTGGGGTCTTGACTATTGAAGAAGGAGCAAAAGGTCCTGTCATGCTGGCTTTGATGCCTGATGGTGGACATTCCGGCCTATTCTTTGATAGGACGGAAGTGTCAACCTTTTTGTGA